The window GCCTCTGGCTTCAAGGATGAAGGCTGGGTAGGGGGTAAGCAAAGGGCAAAGCAAGCGAAGGCAGTGGACTGACATGCACAGCATTGAAATGTCGCTCCACACCTCCATGTAGCCCATATCCTCAGTCTCTGGACCACCTAAGTCCATGCTTCTCCCGCCATGTGACAGCCACTCCCACCGCCAAGCTCTGCCCAGCCATGCCATTCCTCAGAGCACTCTTCTTCCTGATCCTCGGTATCTAGTAAGTAGAGAAGGGAAGACTGAGGTTGGGGCAGGTGGGGCTGGTGGCCATCCCACAGCCCCGGCCCCCGAAAGAAACTCAGATCTTGGGTAACTGAGGTGCCCAGCCCCAGTGGCAACTGCTTGCTTCTTGCTTCTTGTCTGCAATTGGTTTCGGATAGGCAAGCGACCCAGCTCTGGCCAACGAAATGGTGGAGAAAATTTGCagagggtgggggggcaggggggtggattCGGCAAAATGGTTTCCTCTCTTATAAGCAGGAGGCTTGCTTGCGAGGAGAGctctgcctcttctttcctgCATTGGAAGCCATTGAGCGATGACACAATTCTGGGACTCCTGCAGCCATCATCACGTAACTGTGGGCTGGGAGTGGgtggtgaggaaggaggaaaagaggataCAGAGACCTGTCATGGTTGAGTTACCACACCAATCATCTGCTTCAGATGTCTCgttacaggggaaaaaataggCTCCTCAAAGAAGTCAGCATAACGGGCATCCCGTGGCCTGTAGCTGAAAGCTCCCGATAAAGAAGCAAGCTTGAAACCCGGCAGCAGAGAAAACCGTGAGAGGACATTTAGACTTTCACCCTGTCTTCAGGCGGGATGCCTGTCTAACCTAACCTGGACGTATGTGCACCTGAGCTCTCCAACACAGGAAATTCACGAgcttcctgcctcttcctctaTCTAGCACTTCTTCCTCATCATCACTGCAGGATGACTCATCTTGCAGCTGGAGGACCTTGGGGCCACCCCCATGGGACCTTCCAGCAAAGGGGGCCAGCCTGTCACCGCAAGTCCCTTCCTTTGGTGTGGGATGGTGGTCAAGAGAGGGAGCCCTAGAGTCCTGTTCTATATCctagttacttaacctttctacgcctcagtttcttcatctgccatAGGGATAATAGTGCCTAGATTGCAAGGTTATTGTGGATGAAATGTCAAGTGCATCTGACATGGTGTCATGGGTCCCTGAGACCACCTTCAAGTTCAGTGATTCACTAGAACTACTCGCAGAGTAAGAAAGCCGTTATACACATGATTACAGTTTATTACAACCACTGGATGCAATTAAAGACTGGCAGAGGTAAAAGGAGCACAGGGCAGAGTCCAGGAGAGACCAGGCATAAGCTTCCAGTTGTCTCCTCCCAGTAGGGCTGTAGGGACAACGCAATTGTCCAGCAGCAACGTGTGACAACACATATGAACGACTGTCAGCCACGGAGGTTCACCCCAGTCTTGGTGCCCAGGGTCTTTACTGGTGGTTTATCACCTGGCCCGGAGCACCTCCATGGCTGACCTCACTCAGTCTCTAGCCCCTCCAGAGGTCAAGCTGATACAGCCTGGCCCAGCGGCCCCGCCATGGATCATCTTGCTAGCGTGAACTATCTGACTCGGCCCAAGGCCCCAGATAAACAAAGACAGTCTTATCAGACAGCATATTGCAAGGACTTAGAGGTTATCTGCCAGGAGCCGGTCAGGGGCCAGACCTTTCTTTTAACATGAGAGATTTCAGCATCCCGCACCTGCTGAGACACCCTTTACTGCACAGGCACACAAACAGCACCCAATGTGGTTTTTTTCTTATGTGGGACTGAAACCAGGTAGCTTCAGACTAGCATCTATCTTTGGTGGCTAGTACTGTCCCAGAGAACTTTCCATTCCAACCCTTCTCTTACTAGTTGGAGGGCACCCTTACTCCCCATTCCTCTTTCATTACAGAAAGACTACCACTCAAGTGGCGTTCCTGggctcttcccctccctgactcctctcCCCAGGAAAGGCGGGGACTTTCCAATTGGTGGCTTTGGACAGCtccgccctccctctctctccagctgtCCCTCTGTGGAGAGGTCACACAGTGACACACACACAAGCAGCTGTCCGCCCCTACCAGCACCTGTGCTCAGAGGCAGCATCATGTTCAGGGATGAGGTCCTAGCAAGCCCATGTGGCTCACAGACCCCAAACCACTTTCTCCATCAGctttatcagtaaaaaaaaaagtgatagaagTGATTCTGTCTCCATTTGCCCGTGCTCCTGTGTCAATCCCTCAACTGGTTCCtgatggaggcagagaaaagaggggTGACCTTGATTAGCTCCCACAAACCCCACACCTAGCGTTGAGAAGGTCATGACTAGGTCCCCCTCAAACATCTgccacccaggtccccaggcCCTTTACCATGCCCCCTCCTCGGGATTCCCTGCCTTGCACACTCCAGGCTGCCCAGGACCCTCTGAAAAGTGCTGGGCCAGAACTAAGCACAGAGCCTTCCAGGCGTGGACTTGGGCGTGCCATCACAGGACAGCATCTCCCCATCTCTTCTCAGAATTCACACGAACGCCGTCGTTTCTGAGCAGCCCGATTAACACACTGAACCTGCAGTAGACGCAAACCTTTTCCACATGAGTTAGCATCGGGGCCAGTTTTCTTGTACAAAACAGTGGATTTTTGTTTAAGTGGGTtctacgcccagtgtggggcttggactcacgacccagagatcaagagccccatgctctactgactgagccagccaggcgacccagcagttgattttttaaactcttcttaggggcgcctgggtggcgcagtcggttaagcgtccgacttcagccaggtcacgatctcgcggtccgtgagttcgagccccgcgtcgggctctgggctgatggctcggagcctggagcctgtttccgattctgtgtctccctctctctctgccccttccccgttcatgctctgtctctctctgtcccaaaaataaataaaaaacgttgaaaaaatttaaaaaaaaaaaataaataaataaactcttcttATATTTGGCCAATCAAGTCCTTCTTCTCAGATACATTTGTACGCACCCCCAAACAGCCGTCCCTCAGAAGATTTAAAGGCATAGGagtcacccccccacacacacacacaaaacagagcTCACCTCACCAAGTTCAGTATGCCCATTTCATCTACTCAAGAAGCAAGTCCTTAGCACATAAAGTTCCTCATATACtacaaattgtttaaaatgagcacagccttggggcacctgggtggctcaaacaattaagcatccgacttcagctcgggtcatgatatcacggttcgagagttcgagccccgcatcgggctctgtgctgacagctcggagccaggtgcctgcttcggattctgtgtctcccttttctctctgcccctcccccactcatgctctgtctttctctgtctcaaaaaaataactattaaaaacattaaaaaaaaaaaaaaatgaacacagccTCTGAAGTTAGATGTCCCCAGGCTCAGATCTCAGCTCTACCACtaatcagctgtgtgaccttggcctaCTTCTCCTCTGTGAGCTTCGGTTTCCTCAGAATCCCAAAGTGAAGGTTATAGTTAGTACTTGCCTTCAAAGGGCCCAGCCTGGTGCCTGGAATACATCATATTCTTGATAACTGTAAGCTAGTGGCAGTAGCTtttacattatttacattattatttactttattacattacattatttgtagtatttacattattattacttCAGCTAAACCTTCCAAGGGAGAAACGGCCTGAGGCTAAAATAGGGGTACAGCCCTTCAGGGTGGACGGTGACGGATGGACCATCCAGCAGTGGGAGATTTGCAGATGTGCAAATCTTGTTGGGAGAGATTTTATGACACAGGAGGACAGACAGGGCCTCAAGCCAGGAGGACAGTGGCCTGGCTGCGCTCAGGTGCTGACTCTGGCCTCCAGGCACCCGGCTTCCGCTGCATAGGGGAGAATCCCCATTGCATGGCAgcatttggggggtggggtgggggtggggggaccagaGAGAACCTATGTGACTCACTGAAACAAAGTCTCATTGGAAACGAAAGGCACGGTGACAGCTAAGGGACCCCCACGTCACCTCTGTGACAATCTGGATCCTCCAGAACAGGTTCatgaagagcctgatgtggttcCAAAGGGGAGCGGGATGATGACTGCCACGGACGACAGGAGGTGAACTGTAGTCCTGTCCCTTGCTAGCATGGAGACCTGGGGTGAAGGACTCCCCTTCCTGAGCTCCGCCTCCCCCTGTGCACAGTGGGGAAGTGACACTTGCTTCCAAGGGTGCCTGTAGAAgtaggtggggtggggtgcgCACACCGCCTGACACGCGCCCGGGGGGCCGTAACAATTCTTGCTCCGCGGGTCAAACGTGAAAGCCAGCGGCACTGCTTTATAACCCACTTCGTGGGGGTGGAGTCTTAGCACGTCTTTGTGCATCTGCGCACTAAGCCCTTAGGACCCCGCCCATTTAAGCCCAATAAGCTCTGTCGATCTGATTGGCCAGACGGCAGACGAAGCGCAGAGGAGGGACAGGTGGGCACAGGCAGCAAAGAAAAGCGAGTTATGGCAGTCTAACGAGGAAAGCGGGCAGAAGAGCCCACTGGACGAGGATAAGAACTACAAAAGTAATCGGAGGCCAATCAGTGCACGGGAGAACGATCCACCCCTCTCGGTAGACCATGCAGCAAGTAACGACCAGGAGAGCCTTGAATCATTAAAAGAAAGGTAAATCTGTTCAACACATCggtttaagaagattaaaaaaaaaaaaaaatcatgttatacATTTGAGCAATATTACCATGACAAACAGGAAAACAGTTAACGGTGAAAGTTACAGGTGTCTGAAAGACTGAGGATTGGGTGCCTCCTGTGATGCTGGGCGAACGGGAGCTTCACCTAAAGAACATACTGGGGTCTTTTCGCCTCTCAGCAAGGTGTTATTGAGGTGGAAGGAAAGCAATGGGAATGGGGAAAGGGTAGCAAATGGAGAGGGACTTAGGTTGGCCcctccattaaaaaacaaaaaagaaaaaaaaatcttccacttGGCCGCTCGGCCGCAAGGAGGCCTCAGTTTGCCTGGATCTTCCTGGGACTGGCCAGCGCGTCGCGGTTGGAGCCCAGCAGCATGCGCTCCAGCCGCCTGCAGTGCTCCCGGAGCTGCTTCTCGCGGGGCAGCAGGAAGGTGAGGACCTTATTCCGCACGACGCCGCggtcctcctcctccctgagccGCTGCTTCACGCGGGCCGCCTGCTCCTCCTGCTGCGCCAGCGCCCCGTTCAGCTCGCAGAAGGCGACCTCCAGGTCACGGATGGCCTGCAGCGCCTCCTTCTTGAAGTCGGCCAGCTCCCGCTGCACCCCGGCCACCTTCTGCTGCAGGATCTCCAGATCCGCTGGCGGCGGGAAGCAGGAAGGCCACGACTGAGGGAGGGAAAAGTCTCCGGACTGGAGGCCGCTCTCCACCATCTTCTTCCCTTGTAAAGTGTTCACCTTCATGAGGATGGACCCAGCCCGATAGAGTGGTTCCATGGTCTCTCTTCCCgtggggacaaagagagggagctAAGAGACCCGTCTGGTCAGGGAATTTTGGGGGGCTAGAGACATAATCATTTGGAGTGGAGAAACCCCACGCATTGTGACATCGGGGCCTCTCCAGCCAACCAGGAGGAGAGCCACAATCCATTCATTTGCATATTGTAGCTTCCTTGGTTGGTTATCCAGGGTTTGTCTGCTCGTCTACCCAAATTGTCTTCCTGTTACATGGATTTTCATCAAGTCTTCAATCACCCTTCCAAAACCTGAGCTCGATCTCTCCGTGTACCCGAGAGACAAACCAAGGCCCAGAGCAGGGCAGTAAACAGGCCAGAGCaaggcaggccaggccaggccccgGGGGGCTGCCAGGTAtgggttctctccctcccacacatCGGTCTCTGGACTTCAGTACCTTGCAGGGAAACCGGCTTCTCTGACATCGCCAAGGTTCTCAGATCTGCACAGCCCTGCCTTTAAACCTCTCCTGAGGCACTCACTACCTTCACCCTCTTTTTCTGACCTAGCACCTTGTCCTTCCAGGTCTCAATGGCACAGTAAATTCCAGAAAGACGTTGTAAGAAATATGCCCACTTCTACctctaaaatgctaaaaataaataaatagaaagaaagaaagaaaaagtaatttccGATCCCAAATCCATACTGCTATAACGATGCCAGAATTCTAGATAATCTTAAAAGTTGTGAGGCATGTACTTAAGAGGTTTTGATGTGTGGTCCACAGCAGTGCTGATTCAGTTATGTGCAGGGTGAAATCGGgtcactcactcatttatttgACAAGTgcttattgagtgcttaccaGGGAACAAGTGTGAGAAGAGTCCGGGGGCCCCACTCCCTGCGCTGCCGGATCATGCCTGAAACGTtgacacagatgagaaaacgcATACAGAAGGGTGAATCTCACACGTCTTACCTGAATCCTATAAGAAGGGAAAATGCTCCTAACTAGCGTGTGCCAGTTTGGTCAAGAACAGACTCCATCCTGTGTATCTTGATGTCTTTCCCAGACTTCTCTCCTGGCCTCCAAGTCAGAACATGTCTCCAGCAGCGTGCCTCAGATCCAATCTGTCCAAAGCTCGGCTGCCATCAAGTTAATGACACCACCATGGGGTAGCACCCACACGAGAAACCAGGGATCAGACTAGACCCCTCCTCATCCAAGTGGCTCTGGGTCCTCTTGACGTTATCATCTCTGAGCACCCTAGAACCCGCCAGACCTCTGGCGGGCCATCACCTATAAGCTGTGTCTCTTTGGCAGATGACCTCACTTCCCTGAACCTCATTTTTCTTATCTACAAAGTAGGGATACACTTCAGTAGTGTGCAGCTCCCTGGGCAGAGGGGTAGTGGAGGGGAGGCTCCGATTTACAACTGTTGCCAATGGTGTGACTACTCCCACGATGGCTGCTTTCCAGCTACCAACATGATCTCGCTGGGTAGAGGTGCACACTGTCAGCTCTCATGAGCACCACAGGACCCATGTTGGGGGTGGCTGCCATCCCCAAGGCGTAGGTGCCAGAGAGGGCATTTTGCAGGGAGGTTTATGGCTACACTAGGGTAGAATTTTGGACCTCAGGATAGGGCAGCAGCTACAATTATTGAGACAGAATATTTGGTGAAAAGAGCACCGTATCGTTAGCAGTCAGGAGATCAGAGTCTGAAACTGCTGGGTGACCACAGGGCAATcacctgcctcccttctctgagcctgttcCCTCTGGGATAGTGTGAGTAAGTGCTCCTCTGCAGTCTCTGGTTCTCAGAGGCACACAGCCCTTTCCTTTAAGCCAGTCCTGAGGCATTTACCaccttctccctttttttgtgACCTAGGACTTTGTCCTTCCAGCCTCCAATGGCACCCTGAATTCCCTGAGGACTGGGAGCGTGCATTTCTCATCCTACACACCCTCAAATGTCCCGCCTGGTGCCCTGCACATAATGGCACTCAGAAAACTAGATGAAATGGGATTTATGTTCAGAGGTGGCCTTGGAATCCCACGACTCCCCTAGCTTTCCCTCTGACATGGCGGCACCTACTGGCCTGCGCAGGAACAGCATGCTTTTATTCCCCTACCTAAAAtccagctgggggctggggagataAAAACAGGCTGCTCTCTTGTGGTGTATTCATTAGGCGTGTGTGCACAGGTcgggcacatagtaggttctcaatgaaaatttttgtaatcagaaaaaaggaagaacgtgtgtcttcttgtttttgttatttttttactggtttggttttttttttttcctgtttgtgcctgtctctctctctctctgattttgaTTCTCTGCCTCTTTATCTTTATCTCCCACAGGGAATGGTGGAAGCCCTAACCAGAACTACGAACGAAAAGTAGCAAAAGTTAAGAAGACATGGCAATTTCTCGATTTCCCTGGTGCTTTATAATGAGCTTTCAGTTCATTGCTTCTCAGCACCGACCAGGGAGGACTGCTTCACATGAGCCTCAGCAGAGGTTGAGGACAAA of the Neofelis nebulosa isolate mNeoNeb1 chromosome 16, mNeoNeb1.pri, whole genome shotgun sequence genome contains:
- the CCDC182 gene encoding coiled-coil domain-containing protein 182, encoding MEPLYRAGSILMKVNTLQGKKMVESGLQSGDFSLPQSWPSCFPPPADLEILQQKVAGVQRELADFKKEALQAIRDLEVAFCELNGALAQQEEQAARVKQRLREEEDRGVVRNKVLTFLLPREKQLREHCRRLERMLLGSNRDALASPRKIQAN